One window of the Eucalyptus grandis isolate ANBG69807.140 chromosome 8, ASM1654582v1, whole genome shotgun sequence genome contains the following:
- the LOC104457217 gene encoding probable calcium-binding protein CML41: MANDGSAPSPKPFKWLNKSLRLTFPRRSSQSKSSSSNLSTPSSPTSTLPAPNLKRTISPNREQELQEVFCRFDTDGDGKISALELRAYFGSVGEYMSQEDAQSVIEELDTDGDLLIDFSDFLKLMKTDGDDDLRRAFEMFEDEKGSGSITPRGLQTMLRRLGDAKSYEECENMIRVYDTDGNGVLDFQEFNQMMA; the protein is encoded by the coding sequence ATGGCTAACGACGGATCGGCACCGTCGCCAAAACCATTCAAGTGGCTCAACAAGAGCCTTCGGCTGACCTTCCCACGACGGAGTTCTCAATCCAAGTCATCTTCCTCCAACTTGAGCACTCCGTCTTCTCCAACCTCCACTCTCCCCGCTCCTAACCTCAAACGTACCATCTCCCCCAACAGAGAGCAAGAGCTCCAGGAAGTCTTCTGCCGCTTCGACACCGATGGGGACGGCAAAATCTCCGCCCTCGAGCTCCGGGCGTACTTTGGGTCCGTCGGCGAGTATATGTCGCAGGAGGACGCCCAGAGCGTCATCGAGGAGCTCGACACTGACGGCGACCTCTTGATCGACTTCAGTGACTTCCTGAAGCTGATGAAGACGGACGGCGATGATGACCTGAGGCGGGCCTTTGAGATGTTCGAGGACGAGAAGGGGTCCGGGAGCATCACCCCCAGAGGGTTGCAGACGATGCTGCGGCGTCTAGGGGACGCAAAGTCGTACGAGGAGTGCGAGAACATGATAAGGGTCTACGACACTGATGGGAATGGAGTTCTTGATTTTCAGGAGTTCAACCAGATGATGGCGTAG